CTCCGGAATGCGCACGCGCTCAAGGTACTTCATTGCGGTGGCCTCGGCTTCCGCGCGCGGCTTCTTCAGCACCCACATGGGGCCCAGCGTCAGGTTTTCCAGCACCGTCAGGTGCGGGAAAAGATTGAAGTGCTGGAACACCATGCCCACGTCCTTGCGGATGGTCTCGATGTGCTTCAGGTCATTGGTGAGCTCCGTACCGTCCACGATGATGTGGCCCTTCTGGTGCTCTTCAAGGCGGTTGATGCAGCGGATCATCGTGGACTTGCCCGAACCCGAGGGTCCGCACACCACGATGCGCTCGCCTGGCGCGACGTCCAGGTTGATGTTGCGCAACACGTGGAACTGGCCGTACCACTTGTTCACGTCCTGCAAACGAATAATGGCATCCGACATGCCTGTACTCCCGTAAGTATCGCTTTGCGCGCCCGCCTTGCAGCGGACGCGCGGCAAATTGCTAGCGTGCGTGACCCGTGGCCAGGCGTTTTTCCAGCGCCTGGCTGTATTTGGACATGGAGAAGCAGAAGACGAAGTAGATCAGCGAAATGAACAGGTACGCCTCCACCCCGAATCCGCGCCATGCCGCGTCGGACAAGGCTGCCTTGGCCGCCAGCGTCAGGTCGAAGATACCGATGATCACCACCAGCGACGTGTCCTTGAACAGCGCGATGAAAATGCTGACCAGCGGCGGAATTACGATCTTGAGCGCCTGCGGCAGGATGATCTTGCGCATCTGCTGCCAGTAGTTCAGGCCCAGCGAATCCGCGCCTTCGTACTGCCCCTTCGGGATGGCCTGCAGGCCGCCGCGCACCGTTTCCGCGATGTAGGCCGCCGCGAACATGATGATGGCGATCTGCGCGCGCAGGAGCTTGTCGATCGAAAAGCCTTCCGGCAGGAACAGCGGCAGCATCACCGACGACATGAACAGCAGGCTGATGAGCGGCACGCCGCGGATCAGCTCGATGTACACGACGCACAGCGCCTTGATGGCCGGCATCTTCGAGCGCCGGCCCAGGGCCAGCAGCACGCCGATCGGGAACGCGAAGGCGATGCCGAACGTGGACAGGATGAGCGTCAGCGGCAGACCGCCCCAACGCGCGTTTTCCACGTAGGTCAGGCCGAACACGCCGCCCCACATCAGCAGCGCCACGGCCGTCAGGCCCACGGTCCAGATGACGGCCAGCTTCCAGTTCCAGAAGCGGCGGATGCCGCTGCAGACGATCACCGCCACCAGGATGACCGTGGCGATCAGCGGCCGCCATTGCTCATCGTAGGGATAGGTGCCGAACAGGATCAGCCGGTGCTTTTCAATGATGAACGCCCAGCAGGCGCCGCCGGCTGCGCGGCACTCCTGTGCATTGGCCGCGTCAAAGCTTGCCTTGATGAAGGCCCACTCGACCAGCGCCGGGATGGACATCAACAGGAACCACGCCAGCAGCACCGTGATGAGGATGTTCAGCGGCGACGAAAACAGGCGCGTTTTGAGCCACGCCCACGGCCCCGTCTGATTGCTGGGCGGCGGCAGGGCCTCGCTGGGGGTATGCGTAGTGCTGCTCATATCAACGCTCCACCAGCGCGATGCGCTTGTTGTACCAGTTCATGAAGATCGAGATCGACAGGCTGACCGTGAGATACGCGCCCATGATGATGAGAATGCCCTCGATGGCCTGGCCCGTCTGGTTCAACGTCGTGTTCACCACCGACACGATGTCGGGGTAGCCGATGGCCACGGCCAGCGAGCTGTTCTTGGTCAGGTTCAGGTACTGGCTGGTCATCGGGGGGATGATCACGCGCAGTGCTTGCGGCAGGATCACCAGGCGCAGCACCTTGGCGCGCGGCAGGCCCAGCGAGCCGGCGGCTTCCCATTGGCCGTTGTTGACCGCCTGGATGCCCGAGCGCACCACCTCGGCGATGAACGCCGACGTGTAGATCACCAGGCCGGCCAGCAGCGCGGCGAATTCCGGCGACAGCGTGAGACCGCCTGCAAAGTTGAAGCCCTTGAGCTCCGGCATGTTCAGCGTCAGCGATGCACCGCTGACCAGCCAGCCGATGAACGGCAGACCGATCAACAAGCCAATGGCCCAGCGGCCCAGCGGGAACATGTGGCCGGTGGCCTCGTGGCGTTTCTTGCCGTAATGGCCCAGGATGATGATCGCGACGATCGCCAGGCCAAGTCCGCCGAGCATCCAGTCGAACGAGTTGCCTTCCAGCGACGGGACCTTGAGGCCGCGGTTGGAAATGAACACGCCCGGCAGCGGATTGTGCGCCTGGCGCGGACCCGGCATGTTTTCGGTGATCAGCGCATACCAAAAGAACAGCTGCAGCAGCAGCGGCACGTTGCGCATCACCTCGACATACACAGAGGTGATCTTGGCCACGAGCCAGTTCTTGGACAGGCGGCCGATGCCGATGAGCGTGCCGAGAATGGTCGCCAGCACGATGCCGAGGACGGCCACGCGCAGCGTGTTGAGCAGGCCGACCACGATGGCGCGGCCGTAGGTGTCTGAGGGGGAATAGGCGACGGCGGTTTCGCCGATGGCGAATCCGGCCTCGCGGTTCAGGAAGCCGAAGCCCGTGGCGATGTTGCGCACGGACAGGTTGTGGAGCGTGTTTGAAACCAGGAACCACACGGCCCAGGCTACCGCGGTCAGCGCAATCACCTGGTAGACCACGGAGCGTACGCCGGGATCGTTCCAGTTCAGACGCCGGGGGGGTGCCGAAATCGGGGCGTTTTTGTTGGGAGTCATCATGATGAATCT
The DNA window shown above is from Achromobacter spanius and carries:
- a CDS encoding amino acid ABC transporter ATP-binding protein, which produces MSDAIIRLQDVNKWYGQFHVLRNINLDVAPGERIVVCGPSGSGKSTMIRCINRLEEHQKGHIIVDGTELTNDLKHIETIRKDVGMVFQHFNLFPHLTVLENLTLGPMWVLKKPRAEAEATAMKYLERVRIPEQAKKFPGQLSGGQQQRVAIARSLCMNPKIMLFDEPTSALDPEMVKEVLDVMVSLAQESGMTMICVTHEMGFARKVANRVIFMDRGEIIEQNNPDEFFDNPQNERTKLFLSQILH
- a CDS encoding amino acid ABC transporter permease — encoded protein: MSSTTHTPSEALPPPSNQTGPWAWLKTRLFSSPLNILITVLLAWFLLMSIPALVEWAFIKASFDAANAQECRAAGGACWAFIIEKHRLILFGTYPYDEQWRPLIATVILVAVIVCSGIRRFWNWKLAVIWTVGLTAVALLMWGGVFGLTYVENARWGGLPLTLILSTFGIAFAFPIGVLLALGRRSKMPAIKALCVVYIELIRGVPLISLLFMSSVMLPLFLPEGFSIDKLLRAQIAIIMFAAAYIAETVRGGLQAIPKGQYEGADSLGLNYWQQMRKIILPQALKIVIPPLVSIFIALFKDTSLVVIIGIFDLTLAAKAALSDAAWRGFGVEAYLFISLIYFVFCFSMSKYSQALEKRLATGHAR
- a CDS encoding amino acid ABC transporter permease, whose amino-acid sequence is MMTPNKNAPISAPPRRLNWNDPGVRSVVYQVIALTAVAWAVWFLVSNTLHNLSVRNIATGFGFLNREAGFAIGETAVAYSPSDTYGRAIVVGLLNTLRVAVLGIVLATILGTLIGIGRLSKNWLVAKITSVYVEVMRNVPLLLQLFFWYALITENMPGPRQAHNPLPGVFISNRGLKVPSLEGNSFDWMLGGLGLAIVAIIILGHYGKKRHEATGHMFPLGRWAIGLLIGLPFIGWLVSGASLTLNMPELKGFNFAGGLTLSPEFAALLAGLVIYTSAFIAEVVRSGIQAVNNGQWEAAGSLGLPRAKVLRLVILPQALRVIIPPMTSQYLNLTKNSSLAVAIGYPDIVSVVNTTLNQTGQAIEGILIIMGAYLTVSLSISIFMNWYNKRIALVER